From Strix aluco isolate bStrAlu1 chromosome 5, bStrAlu1.hap1, whole genome shotgun sequence:
AACCATTTCACGTTGAAAAGGCCTGGGCAAGGGTCACTTGCCCTTTTGTATGACCATAAAGCAATACTCTATGTGCCAGTCTTTTCTCCTGTCTCACATTCCAAGAGATTTTCTGGACACCATTTAAAGCActtgactgaaaaataaagcagtgaatGAAACTGACTTTTATAGACTCGTTCTAGCTCATCTTCCCATATAACCCTGTCTACCTGAAAAGGGATTTAGTGGATGAGCTGAGTGTATACAGGGACTTGCTGAATACATAGGCCCATTATCAACTGTGGGGATTGTTTATTAACCAGGACTGATACACTACTATTTTGGAAGTGACCTATTAATTGTCCATTTAACTAGAATGTATtgaattcaaatgaaaaaatggaaaccaTGACTAAAGCTTTTACTTGCTCCTTCAAGGTGGTCTCTGCCATGAAGGCAAATGGAGATTGTTCCACAGATTAAGAGGACATTTATCACTATATATTAGGATACAAaggaaagacttaaaaaaacctaaagcaaagcaaaaatcaaacCAGCAACATAGGAAATAGTTGGTAACAGATTCACATTTATGTCAGCAGAACACTAAACCTTTTGATGCGTGTTCAGAGCAAGAGGCTGCAAACTGACTTATTTCATTTTGATGGAATTGTTGAAATGTATGAACAACTGTCTATCCATCCATACTGAAAAATCCTTTAACCCAGAACCCAAAATTTAGTTTTTGTGTGAGCAGTTGGAATGCATTTTGGAATATGGGGTGTTAAAAACATTCTCTAGTCTAGTCAGCTGGGGGGTGAGTTTCAAATTTTTTGACCCAGTGGCTGTTTGTTAATGCTTGTGAGCATTCTGCTCATCATTAAATTTTTAGTTAATCTTCTAAAATGAGTCACATACTGTACCTTAGAGTGTGTAGATTGTTCACTATTAAGTCAGTCTAATACAGGTGTTAAGTTGTACCCTAACATACTGCCTGTACGGGAATTAATTGGCACCTCAGAGCTCCAGCAGGAGGTTGTTTCTTTGCTGATTGACTGTTAACAATCAGCCAGGCAAGACAAATTTTAAGGGGTCACATAATCTGACGTCCTCTGTCCTTGGCTGACAACTCCATTGTGGGATGCAGGCCAGGAGACAAGGACCAACCCTGTTACGCCTCTTCCCTCGCTGGTGTCTCTTGTCCTGCGGTGGGGATGAGAGAAGGTACCAGCTCTTCTGCTGTCAGACTGTACCTTCCAGTAAACTTGAGAATGGCTGATGATTCATCAGAAACTCCTTGCAGACAACTTGGAAAAAGGTACCTAAATTCACCAAATTTGAGCAAGAAGGAGAGAAAATATGCTTGAAGAAGGGCCAGTATTTGCCCACAGCTTCGTGGGCAGGATGGAAGCTTGGGGTGGAGTTTGTGAGGGGCCTATGCACTCCTCGGAGAAATAAGAACCTGGCTTGCCCTTTGCAGAAACCTCCATTGTGGCATTTTGACTTTTGTTCTGCCgataatttattttggtttggatgGAGTCTGACTGTGTCTCACTATGTAATAAGTATTAGGACAGTAACCAGTAGGTTATGATTTTTGTATCCAATCTCagatataattttgaaaattgaaaTACATCCATATAAATTCAGACTTACTTatactgtaacattttaaatcaTCATAATTACTTTATGTCACAGGCTGTTATGAGGGACAAATAGAAAGATGGGTTCTTAAAAGTGTAGAAAAATTCAAGAAAGGCATGTCTAGCAGAATGCAGTGGTCCCTAAATTAGTTATGTTTCACAGGGACAGTGTATTTTAGGGAAGGATCATTGTACACTTGCTCAGTTTCTTCTGATATTCTTCCTCTACTGGTCACAGCTAGAGGCAGGATACAGTGGTAATGTATGTAATATCAAATCAGTCACACATGCACCACAAAAGTATTTAGTGAACTTTGCAAGACATGCACATATGCACTTCAGTTTCTCATCATTATACATACACAGTTCTACAATATCCtctgtatatgtatgtttgtttCTCTGTGGGTGTTTAAAGATACGCATGCCCATGTGTATATACGTATAATATACAGAAGTTGAAATGTGGTGTAGCCCCAAGGAACAGTTTGTGGAAGCTGTATCTGGATTTAATTAGTACTTTCAAGAGCCTAATATCTATTGAACAAATGTGTTTAATCCCCCCGCCCCCTGTTACAGCTGACTAGAATAGacactttttaatgaaaaaatgtgcAATCTTCTAGAGAATCTTCTTTACATGGGGAGTTTGCCATTGGCTTCGATATGAAAATGAGCAGATCCTTAATAGAAATTGAACAGCAGCACACCTTTACAGCTGCTCAAACTATAAACTAGGATGGCAATCTTGGCCCATGTACATGGTAAGGTGGACAAGAGGAGGACAGCTTTAGAGTCTGAATTGTGCTTGATACAAACCAAAGCCACCTTTGTGGCTGCCCTCCTACAGAAAGATCGTAGGTATCAGTGGCTATTGAGCCATGACACAGGTTTCTGAGTTCAAGTGCAGCTCTTTCCTGACCTGCTTGCACCTGCCCCATGCAATTATCACATCCAGTGCTTGGTGACAGGCCCTATTCAACTGGCCTCTGGTATTGCTCCCTGGGTGAGCATTTGGGGAAGCTAGGAGTGCTGGAGGCATACCAAACCTCACCAGGGACTGCTCCCTGTACACCACCTCCTAGGGGAGAGTGATCATGGGAAAGCACTATGGCTTTAGGCTTTATTGGGTGTGAGGAAGGCAAGAGATTATCTGGATTTGGGGTTTCTGTGCTCTTTGTGAGGCCAATGAAGggacaatgcgaacacttctacTTCTCCACTGCAGCTCTGTCCCCCAGCTTTGAGGCTGTTTTCCAGGGTTGGGTTCCCTCTAGGCATGATTCAAGGGGAATGTGATTGGACTCATTGAAAATTGCCCTCCCAAGACTTGCTACGAGATGTCAAAGGATTAGAAGCCAGGTTGAAAGGAGTAAGTCCAAGTACTCCTCAAATCCTCTAATAAAGAAATTGCTGTGGTTTCCAGAATAAGTAAGTGAATGGCCAGGgatttttctgagaaacagtTCACTCTGAAAGCCTTTCATTAGTAAACAAAAGTAAAGAAAGCCTGTTTAGTTTCTTAGAATCAGTATTACAGACCACTTTTATCTGGTTCTACATTtcacacaaagagaaaataactCCTAGAAAACTTACTGCAGTTTACTCAGTGATGATGACAGTTAAAGGAAAGTGGAGAAGTTTCTCCCTGACTATATTTGAATTTTGTAGTAGCATGGGCCCTGTGTTAGTGTTCCTCTATGAACTCATCTGATTTACTTTTTACCATGTCAAGGAGAGACTCTTGATCACTGACAACACCTCTAGATCCAAGTGAGGATTTAGTCCTTAATGAACATGACTGAAGTATTACAACACACTTACAACACCAACAAATCAAAAGTGGCACAGTAGTCTGCTAGCATTATAATGAACAGCACTTAATATTTTTCTGGTATGTGTTAGATATTATGTGAAACTCTCATCCATTTCTACTAGGAGAGGAAAGTGTGCTGCCTCTTCTGACCCAGGAGTCTAACTCCAAAGCCCGGAGAGGTATATTAAGAAGAGCTGTCTTTTCCGAAGACCAGAGGAAAGCTTTggagaaaacatttcagaagcagaagtATATTAGTAAAACAGACAGGAAGAAACTGGCCATTAACCTGGGTCTAAAGGAGTCGCAGGTAAGGAATGACAGAACATCTGTGACTTTCTgtctttttgaggaaaaaaatctttaaaatggcTTTGAAGGAGGAAAATTGAACAGCACAGGGGCAGCCCTGAGCTTCTTCACTGAGCAAAGACCTCAGTATATCAATGGCAGTTTTAACCAACAAATGTTTGAAGAGCTTCCTGGTTTATTTCCTAAAGGTGTATATTCAAAAGTTGATTGCTCCATTTTCACACAAAGTGGGAGAAACACAACCTCTGCATTTCATTTCCAACTCCCATTTTGCTGTCTGACAGAGCTCCCTCGGGAGCTTTGGGGTAGGGAGCTATGCTCCATCTCACTGCCTGATAGGCAGTGATCCAGGCagaaaacagcagagcatagAGCCCTCCTGCATTCCTCTGCGCACCATTTGCACTTGCAGATGAACAACTAGTGACAGTGCAATCAACAGCACCTGGTCTGAAACCGTTCTGCCCCAAGAGACAGGCAACCATCCTTACAGAAAGCTTAACTGCACAAGGAAAGAGATGCTCAGAGCTGAGAGAAACTGTAGAAGGAAAATTTTGCAGGGTGACCTTCTAAAATGCTCCCACTTTACTTAACAATTCACATTTCATGGCATTTTTCACCTGAGTCTGAGTTGGCCTACTGCAGGACTTCAGAGTTTAGCTGAGAGTCTAATAGCTCCAGTGAGCTGTTCTAACTGAACAAGCAGGTTAATGGTGGTGCTGAGTGGCAGTAGCCAGATCTCAGGGGCCTGACCTAGCTGCagataaaaacaaaggaaaaatgccTGGCTTGAAAAGCACAAAACCTGAAAGatactggaaaaaatgtttgtgaTGGCATGTAACAGCAGAAAATGAACATGGTAGCCGCTGGCAGGTGGGATTCTGAAGGTGTCAGAGTAGATGCGGATCTCTGGAGTACAGCTGAAAGAGTGAGAGAGTGAAagtacaattttatttctttgcatgcAGCAAGAGTGAAAGTGCTTAAGATAGGTATGGCAGAAGCTGTCCAAGGGTCAGAAAAGCCTGGGTATGGTGATGGGAACTCTCATCAGCTTTATCTTTGGAGATTATCAGAACTTGATAAGGCCCTCAGCAATTTGGTCTAACTTTGCAGTTGGCTCCACTTTGTGCAGGAGGTTAGATCTTGTGGTCTGTAGTGGTTCCTTGCAACCTGACTGACTCTGACTCCATCGCAAGCACGGCAACTATAAACAGAAGAAGAAGCAGAGTGTGGTTCTTTTCAGTGTGATGAACAGAGCTGTAATCTCTGCAGGATAAACTATTTCAATGAAAACGTGCAATTGCACTCACCAGTGTGCTGTGTAAAAATTTCCCAATATGCAGTCAAATTTCCAATACTACAGTTGTCTCCTTGAGTTTTTCTTCTGCGTTCTTGATATTCAAGAGAGTCTGGGGGGGTAGAAAATAATGGAATGACACATAGATATCAACTACCactacaggaaaataatttcattataatgATAGACCAGATGATAtcaatgttttggggttttttttcctcacgaGAGGAAGAGCAGTTGCCATGAAGGTTACTTCAATTTTCTGACCAGTTGTGCTGGAGGAACAGCACCTGCCATCTAAGGCATTGATTCTCAAACCTTTGAAAGCATATCCCCTTTGTCTTCATGTTAAGTATCTGAATACTAGaattaatgcaaatatttaagagaaaatagAACACAATCTGAATAATTTGATCCCCCCACCATTTCTTCTCTTTATGTAAAACCAGTTCCTAGATGTATATTTCCCCAAGCTTTTACCAGCATTTCATAAATATCTTTGAACGCTCATGATCAAGCTTTGCAACTTGAGGTTTTTGAAAAATGGGTTTTGTCTCAAAAGCACATGGATTCTAGGCAATCCTGGAAAACTGTAGTCAGGCAGACAAAATGTCTTTAAATCCTCACTACTATGTCATATGTAATAACACATTTTTTGAAGTTGTGTGGCCAAGCTGTTTTTAGCTATGCTTGTGAATAGGACATAGTTCTTAGACCCTCTTTTAAATAGAAGGCTTCACATTGCCAGTAATACCTCACTTAGTTTTGTTAATGACAATGCTAATTTAGTCTGAGAATCCTTTTCTGTCTAGAAGGATGTTGCTATAGGAAATTGCTCTATCCCTAGCCACTGAgctgtcctttttttccattctaaGCCAAATAATCACCTGTTTGAGATGGTGAAAGTCAAGGAGAGTATTTGGCCCAGCTGTAGCAAATAGTGGTGGGAAAATCCTCAGATAATGTCAATTAGTCGCCTTTACTGGATCTACTACAACAATGAATAAGGAAGGAATATGAAACTAAcgggatggaaagaaaaaaaatcttgttaggGCAaagttgtttaaagaaaagaatgatAAACTTTCATTAACTTGCAAACAGGTGAAAATTTGGTTTCAGAATCGAAGGATGAAATGGCGAAactccaaagaaaaagaagtgcttTCGAACAGATGCCTCCAAGAAGAAGGTCTTCAGGAGAACTACCTCTCACGATCCACCATGAATTTTACCTCCCCATGCCCATCTGTGTGGGAAGTGTCTCAGGAGCAGGCAAGTCCAAGGTGGAGGGAGAATTCTCCAGGAAATTCTGAAAGACTGACTAGTACACAACCACCTCCAAGAGCAAATTCATCACAGAGTCCGCTGTATTTGTATCCTGACCAAGATACTGCAAATAAGGCAGTTACATCATCAGCCTAAGGAAATAGGGGCAGTTTGTAAATTGAGTGGAAAGCACAGGCTTCAAATGAGCAGTCTTCTAAGACTAACAGTATTTGGACGTTGTAAAGCTAACTAGTTTATGCCTCATAAATTTGCTAAAGTCTAACACCATTAAAATGACAAACAACTAATGATTTAAGAAGTATTCTTCAATACTCTCTTTTCTTGTGTCTTTTCCAGTCTTGTACTGACCTTAAAAGTGAAATAGGAACTGATGGTAAGTAAAATGGAGTGAAGAGCATGAAGCTGAAGTTGTGCTCTGATTTATACATCTGCACTGTGTGTGATATTCATTAAAAACACACTGATAGAGAATCACTTTTACCTCTCATTGCGGTCAGaccaattaatttcttttgtgcatGAGATAAGAATAACCGTGTTTCCCTCAAGACAGTAAGTTGCTTTGGGTTCTTTTTGAAATTCATTAAATGATGCAATATGTTCATATTAGACAAACATAAGCATTTTTAGTGTGTTTTCTCCATCTGTCCTCACCTATGTCAGTATTCAGTTAGTTTTAAATAGTGTGGTCACAGGTCAGCTGATAACCTTGGTAAAGTATGCAATACTAAAAGACAACCAACCAACCCTATAAAATACTCTGTGTTTAAATCACTTTGATGTGAATGCGTACTGGGAAACGCAACTCACTAACTCCTGTATTTTCTCCTGTGGATGAGCCTTCCAGCATTCTTAACTCTGAATTTCAGTGGCTTTTGTCAGACTGTTAGTGCAATCTCATGTAATctcttctgtatttcaaaactgtAACAGCAATATGCAGAATTGTAGCCCAAATGCACTAAGCAACAGAACTATAATTGGAAAAACTGCCACTACAGCCATCTCAGAGAAGTACTTAAGGAGATGGCGTACTGTGGTAGCCTTATTCCTGACTTATCCTATTTAAACTGGTGCCAATAAGTACACATTAGCATATGTCTGTATCAAAGACAGGACAGTATTCTGTGTAGTACAAGTAGCCTCAAATAATATTAAAACTGCTttacttaaaattatttgcttGCTTCATCCACTTTAAGGAAATCTCTATGGATTTAAGTatcattttttgtttatttgcaagGCTTTGTATTCAAAATGGGATCagaactgttttttctttatcatacatttaaaaatgcatttgctgagAAGAAAGACTAAAGGTATTTTGTTACAGGCAAAACCTTTTGGAGAACATTATGGTGTTATAGGGACTATTAAATTTCTGGCAGATTCATATATTTTATAGTCAAAAGAGATGATGATGATAACCTAGTCTGGCTTTGCTCATCATGCATGCCATGAATGTTTCTAATTATTCTTGCCTTGAGCTCCAAAGCTTTTTGAACTGCATTGTACATCTTTCCAAAAGCTGCACAATTGTTACTTAAAGTTTTACTTTTTGGTGGTTGATCTACTATTCCCCTGGTTACATTGCATTACGCGGGACATGAAGTTTAGATACATTTGCAACTAAAAAACTCGAGATTGCAGTGATGAATCTCGTATCATAAACTTTGCTCATATCAGGTGAGTTTTGTATCCCACCTTGTGCATATCCTGCCTTCTATGTCGTCAACTGTGCAGTCCTAGTCTTGCACTATATGTCATTCTCTGCATGTGATTTCCTATGCttgttttagagaaaaaagaaattacagaaaaattaagaagtCATCTTTTCCTGTGGTTACAAACCCTCGTTAGCATGAGCTGCCTGGATACCTACCCTCAGAAGGCACTTGAACATATTTAGTATGCCATGTGTTATATGCTGTTCAGTAATGTGAGAAGTTTATTCCTATCTTTCAATTGATATTCCAGAACCAACTCATATTCTGCCTAAAACCTTTAGAGATGGACAGACAGATTGCATACACATGGGGATGAACTTACCATCCAATTGTCCTGCTGAAGTCATAGTCCTGCCCTGTTTGACTAACTTCTACTTGAAGGACCAGTAAGTGTTGGTGACCCAGATTCTTCTGAAATGGCATTTGCTAGTGTCTGCCTACAATGAAAGGCATGCAGGTATTTCCAGATTACCATCAAATGATCAAGTGGAGGTACATGTGCATGGGGGTATTCATAAGTGCTTCCTTTTTTGGAGGAAATTGGTGTATGGTGGGGGTGATTGGGGTTTTCCCATCTCACCTTTCAGGGAAGGAGAGTCTTCACAGCTGCTCATATTCTTTTACTGCAAGTCAATAGAGCATCCGTGTTAGAAGAAACACTTCTGGAGAGTAGATATGGGATTCAGAGTGCTCCCTGGGAAATTCTTGCAGTTGATGGTGTTGCAAGCACCGAATGTGAACTGCTGTCAAAACTCTGAGCTGATGTACTAAACAGAATACATCTGAAGGATGTCTCATTGAGGCAAAGATCAAGCAAGGCTCACAGCAGACTTGGTTTCACAGTTATAATGTTATATGTGTTTAAAT
This genomic window contains:
- the DBX2 gene encoding homeobox protein DBX2 isoform X2; translation: MLPSALYWDLVGSSALLNLPAAPGFGNLGKSFLIENLLRAGAPPSPAQLRPLPASPVPLKLCPAAEQISPSGGPYSTRWAFQVLNPSAADGGRLPARAPAAERGGVFPPAATALSKHFFLRAPPFYSACCGGSCQHPASPTAFPREESVLPLLTQESNSKARRGILRRAVFSEDQRKALEKTFQKQKYISKTDRKKLAINLGLKESQNRRMKWRNSKEKEVLSNRCLQEEGLQENYLSRSTMNFTSPCPSVWEVSQEQASPRWRENSPGNSERLTSTQPPPRANSSQSPLYLYPDQDTANKAVTSSA
- the DBX2 gene encoding homeobox protein DBX2 isoform X1; the protein is MLPSALYWDLVGSSALLNLPAAPGFGNLGKSFLIENLLRAGAPPSPAQLRPLPASPVPLKLCPAAEQISPSGGPYSTRWAFQVLNPSAADGGRLPARAPAAERGGVFPPAATALSKHFFLRAPPFYSACCGGSCQHPASPTAFPREESVLPLLTQESNSKARRGILRRAVFSEDQRKALEKTFQKQKYISKTDRKKLAINLGLKESQVKIWFQNRRMKWRNSKEKEVLSNRCLQEEGLQENYLSRSTMNFTSPCPSVWEVSQEQASPRWRENSPGNSERLTSTQPPPRANSSQSPLYLYPDQDTANKAVTSSA